In Aegilops tauschii subsp. strangulata cultivar AL8/78 chromosome 3, Aet v6.0, whole genome shotgun sequence, one genomic interval encodes:
- the LOC141042711 gene encoding uncharacterized protein, producing the protein MAAELGEIEELVEEILIRLPKDEPGNLLRSSLACKPWHDLASHAFCRHHGDFHRTPPMLGFLRDWPELSIEFFPTTDFLARGPDPQHQYAVEDCRHGRILLRYFDEDMPLLVIRDPMTGSEIEEEVATASVYSSEMGSWSSSAVTDVDVEGYSILKYDLGTSCLSEIHLSEEMQDASNNPILMVGEDGRLGIAHLFFFCLSVWWREVDPDGVVSWTQRRDIDLETLLPTSDFTESPELVGSIEGTDIIFATTNLGTYEIDLKSLKSPLKMLLSKLCLHPNIKWTLFPYVSFYYPPAAAGVVAEASSDDDGHGNEEAEVSSIEEV; encoded by the exons ATGGCTGCGGAGCTGGGCGAGATTGAGGAGCTCGTCGAGGAGATCCTCATCCGCCTCCCTAAGGACGAGCCTGGTAATCTCCTCCGCTCCTCCCTCGCCTGCAAGCCATGGCACGACCTCGCCAGTCATGCCTTCTGTCGCCACCACGGCGACTTCCACCGAACACCTCCCATGCTTGGCTTCCTCCGCGACTGGCCGGAACTCAGCATCGAGTTCTTCCCCACCACGGATTTCCTGGCGCGCGGTCCCGACCCCCAGCACCAATATGCCGTGGAAGATTGTCGCCACGGCCGCATCCTCCTTCGGTACTTCGATGAGGATATGCCATTGCTGGTCATCAGGGACCCCATGACGGGCAGCGAAATA GAAGAGGAGGTCGCTACGGCGTCCGTGTACTCATCGGAGATGGGTAGTTGGAGCTCTTCGGCCGTCACCGATGTTG ATGTTGAAGGTTACAGTATTCTCAAGTACGACTTGGGAACCTCCTGTCTGTCGGAGATTCATCTTTCGGAGGAGATGCAGGATGCCAGCAACAATCCTATCCTCATGGTGGGGGAAGACGGTAGGCTGGGGATCGCACACCTGTTCTTTTTCTGCCTCTCCGTCTGGTGGAGGGAGGTGGATCCCGATGGAGTTGTGTCGTGGACACAACGGAGAGACATCGACCTCGAGACTCTTCTTCCCACTAGTGATTTCACTGAATCACCAGAGTTGGTTGGCTCCATCGAGGGTACTGATATCATTTTTGCAACCACAAATCTCGGCACCTATGAAATTGATCTCAAGTCACTGAAATCACCTTTGAAGATGCTCTTGAGCAAGCTGTGCCTACATCCAAATATCAAATGGACCCTCTTTCCCTACGTTAGCTTCTACTATCCTCCAG CGGCGGCTGGTGTTGTGGCTGAAGCATCAAGTGATGATGATGGACATGGCAATGAGGAAGCAGAAGTCTCAAGCATTGAGGAAGTTTAG